The following proteins are encoded in a genomic region of Columba livia isolate bColLiv1 breed racing homer chromosome 17, bColLiv1.pat.W.v2, whole genome shotgun sequence:
- the KLHL22 gene encoding kelch-like protein 22 isoform X2, translating into MQICHSTCHCLFYRGMFAGGLREMEQEEVHIHGISYNAMCKILNFIYTSELELSVNSVQETLAAACQLQIPEVIKFCCDFLMSWVDEENILDVYKLADHYDLRHLSDQLDSYILKNFAAFSRTQVYRQLPLQKVYSLLSSNRLEVNYEFEVYDGALFYHYSPEQLETDQVSLMEPLKLLETVRFPLMEPQILQRLHDKLSPCPLKDTVADALMYHKNECLQPMLQSSQTQLRSEFQCVVGFGGMHSTPSIVLSDQAKYLNPLLGEWRHFTAALAPRMSNQGIAVLNNFVYLIGGDNNVSGFRAESRCWRYDPRHNKWFQIQSLQQEHADLSVCVVDNYIYAVAGRDYHEDLREVERYDPKSNTWEYVTPLKKEVYAHAGAALDGKMYITCGRRGEDYLKELQCYDPKTDRWEVLADGPVRRAWHGMAALLGKLYVIGGSNNDSGYRRDVHQVACYTPSTDQWTNVCPLPAGHGEPGIAVLDNRIYVLGGRSHNRGIRMDYVHIYDAERDCWEEGPQLEDDISGMAACVLTLPRAILMETEKWFSEWHADRVKYHLDFPSEVMSVSDWEEFDNSSED; encoded by the exons ATGCAAATCTGCCACAGCACGTGCCATTGTCTTTTTTACAGAGGAATGTTTGCAGGAGGACTAAGAGAGATGGAACAAGAAGAAGTTCATATTCATGGCATCTCCTACAATGCAATGTGTAAAATCTTGAACTTCATTTATACTTCTGAGCTGGAACTCAGTGTGAACAGTGTACAGGAAACCTTAGCTGCAGCCTGTCAGCTTCAG ATTCCAGAAGTCATTAAGTTCTGTTGTGATTTTCTCATGTCCTGGGTAGACGAAGAGAACATCCTCGATGTATATAAACTAGCTGACCATTATGACTTGAGACACTTGAGTGATCAGCTGGACTCCTACATTTTGAAGAACTTTGCAGCTTTCTCAAGGACACAAGTGTACCGACAGCTACCCTTGCAGAAAGTCTACTCCCTTCTCAGCAGCAACCGATTGGAGGTTAACTATGAGTTTGAAGTTTATGATGGAGCACTTTTTTATCATTATTCTCCAGAGCAACTGGAGACAGACCAGGTCTCCCTGATGGAGCCCCTTAAGCTACTTGAGACAGTTCGTTTTCCTCTGATGGAACCCCAGATCCTGCAAAGACTTCATGACAAATTAAGTCCATGTCCTTTAAAAGACACTGTCGCAGATGCATTAATGTACCACAAGAATGAATGTCTTCAGCCAATGCTTCAGAGCTCACAGACACAGCTGAGATCAGAGTTCCAGTGTGTAGTGGGATTTGGAGGGATGCATTCTACGCCATCCATTGTCCTCAGTGATCAAGCCAAGTATCTGAACCCCTTGTTGGGAGAGTGGAGGCACTTTACAGCTGCACTGGCTCCCAGAATGTCCAACCAAGGGATTGCTGTTCTCAATAATTTTGTATATTTAATTGGTGGAGACAACAATGTAAGTGGTTTTCGAGCAGAGTCAAGGTGTTGGAG GTATGACCCACGACACAACAAATGGTTCCAGATCCAGTCCCTGCAGCAAGAGCACGCTGACCTCAGTGTTTGTGTTGTGGACAACTATATATATGCCGTCGCAGGCCGAGATTACCATGAAGACCTGAGGGAAGTGGAGAGGTATGACCCTAAAAGCAACACTTGGGAATATGTGACACCTCTGAAGAAGGAG GTATACGCACATGCCGGAGCAGCACTGGATGGGAAGATGTATATTACctgtgggaggagaggagaagactATTTGAAGGAGCTACAATGTTACGACCCAAAGACTGACCGCTGGGAAGTTTTAGCAGATGGTCCGGTGAGGCGGGCTTGGCATGGGATGGCTGCACTGCTGGGAAAGCTCTATGTGATCGGAGGAAGCAATAATGATTCTGGCTACAGAAGGGATGTTCACCAG gtTGCCTGCTATACACCAAGCACTGATCAGTGGACAAATGTATGTCCACTTCCTGCAGGACATGGAGAGCCAGGAATTGCAGTCCTAGACAACAGGATCTATGTCTTGGGAGGCAGATCCCACAACAGAGGAATCCGCATGGACTATGTCCACATTTACGATGCAGAGAGGGACTGTTGGGAGGAAGGACCCCAGTTGGAGGATGATATTTCTGGGATGGCTGCCTGCGTCCTCACTTTGCCCAGGGCTATTTTAatggaaacagagaaatggTTCTCAGAATGGCACGCAGACCGCGTGAAGTATCACCTTGACTTTCCATCGGAAGTTATGAGTGTATCAGACTGGGAGGAATTTGACAATTCAAGTGAAGATTAG
- the KLHL22 gene encoding kelch-like protein 22 isoform X1: protein MAEDQELTQPHKAQLEPSLQQRTSNTYRSAEHSQALLSGLVSLRDSSILFDVVLVVEEKPIEAHRILLAASCDYFRGMFAGGLREMEQEEVHIHGISYNAMCKILNFIYTSELELSVNSVQETLAAACQLQIPEVIKFCCDFLMSWVDEENILDVYKLADHYDLRHLSDQLDSYILKNFAAFSRTQVYRQLPLQKVYSLLSSNRLEVNYEFEVYDGALFYHYSPEQLETDQVSLMEPLKLLETVRFPLMEPQILQRLHDKLSPCPLKDTVADALMYHKNECLQPMLQSSQTQLRSEFQCVVGFGGMHSTPSIVLSDQAKYLNPLLGEWRHFTAALAPRMSNQGIAVLNNFVYLIGGDNNVSGFRAESRCWRYDPRHNKWFQIQSLQQEHADLSVCVVDNYIYAVAGRDYHEDLREVERYDPKSNTWEYVTPLKKEVYAHAGAALDGKMYITCGRRGEDYLKELQCYDPKTDRWEVLADGPVRRAWHGMAALLGKLYVIGGSNNDSGYRRDVHQVACYTPSTDQWTNVCPLPAGHGEPGIAVLDNRIYVLGGRSHNRGIRMDYVHIYDAERDCWEEGPQLEDDISGMAACVLTLPRAILMETEKWFSEWHADRVKYHLDFPSEVMSVSDWEEFDNSSED from the exons ATGGCGGAGGATCAGGAGCTGACTCAGCCACACAAAGCTCAGCTCGAGCCCTCCCTTCAGCAGCGCACCAGCAACACCTACCGCAGCGCAGAGCACTCTCAGGCCTTGCTCAGTGGCTTGGTATCTCTCCGAGACAGCAGCATCCTCTTCGATGTAGTTCTGGTAGTGGAAGAGAAACCTATTGAGGCTCATCGCATCCTTCTGGCTGCATCCTGTGACTATTTCAG AGGAATGTTTGCAGGAGGACTAAGAGAGATGGAACAAGAAGAAGTTCATATTCATGGCATCTCCTACAATGCAATGTGTAAAATCTTGAACTTCATTTATACTTCTGAGCTGGAACTCAGTGTGAACAGTGTACAGGAAACCTTAGCTGCAGCCTGTCAGCTTCAG ATTCCAGAAGTCATTAAGTTCTGTTGTGATTTTCTCATGTCCTGGGTAGACGAAGAGAACATCCTCGATGTATATAAACTAGCTGACCATTATGACTTGAGACACTTGAGTGATCAGCTGGACTCCTACATTTTGAAGAACTTTGCAGCTTTCTCAAGGACACAAGTGTACCGACAGCTACCCTTGCAGAAAGTCTACTCCCTTCTCAGCAGCAACCGATTGGAGGTTAACTATGAGTTTGAAGTTTATGATGGAGCACTTTTTTATCATTATTCTCCAGAGCAACTGGAGACAGACCAGGTCTCCCTGATGGAGCCCCTTAAGCTACTTGAGACAGTTCGTTTTCCTCTGATGGAACCCCAGATCCTGCAAAGACTTCATGACAAATTAAGTCCATGTCCTTTAAAAGACACTGTCGCAGATGCATTAATGTACCACAAGAATGAATGTCTTCAGCCAATGCTTCAGAGCTCACAGACACAGCTGAGATCAGAGTTCCAGTGTGTAGTGGGATTTGGAGGGATGCATTCTACGCCATCCATTGTCCTCAGTGATCAAGCCAAGTATCTGAACCCCTTGTTGGGAGAGTGGAGGCACTTTACAGCTGCACTGGCTCCCAGAATGTCCAACCAAGGGATTGCTGTTCTCAATAATTTTGTATATTTAATTGGTGGAGACAACAATGTAAGTGGTTTTCGAGCAGAGTCAAGGTGTTGGAG GTATGACCCACGACACAACAAATGGTTCCAGATCCAGTCCCTGCAGCAAGAGCACGCTGACCTCAGTGTTTGTGTTGTGGACAACTATATATATGCCGTCGCAGGCCGAGATTACCATGAAGACCTGAGGGAAGTGGAGAGGTATGACCCTAAAAGCAACACTTGGGAATATGTGACACCTCTGAAGAAGGAG GTATACGCACATGCCGGAGCAGCACTGGATGGGAAGATGTATATTACctgtgggaggagaggagaagactATTTGAAGGAGCTACAATGTTACGACCCAAAGACTGACCGCTGGGAAGTTTTAGCAGATGGTCCGGTGAGGCGGGCTTGGCATGGGATGGCTGCACTGCTGGGAAAGCTCTATGTGATCGGAGGAAGCAATAATGATTCTGGCTACAGAAGGGATGTTCACCAG gtTGCCTGCTATACACCAAGCACTGATCAGTGGACAAATGTATGTCCACTTCCTGCAGGACATGGAGAGCCAGGAATTGCAGTCCTAGACAACAGGATCTATGTCTTGGGAGGCAGATCCCACAACAGAGGAATCCGCATGGACTATGTCCACATTTACGATGCAGAGAGGGACTGTTGGGAGGAAGGACCCCAGTTGGAGGATGATATTTCTGGGATGGCTGCCTGCGTCCTCACTTTGCCCAGGGCTATTTTAatggaaacagagaaatggTTCTCAGAATGGCACGCAGACCGCGTGAAGTATCACCTTGACTTTCCATCGGAAGTTATGAGTGTATCAGACTGGGAGGAATTTGACAATTCAAGTGAAGATTAG